A single Flavobacterium sp. 1 DNA region contains:
- a CDS encoding HesA/MoeB/ThiF family protein produces MSVIQDYLRYNRQMMLPEIGDEGQKKLKNAKVLVIGAGGLGCPILQYITTAGVGTIGIVDFDKIEIHNLHRQILYTQNQVGKNKATTAKETLKTLNPLITIVAFEEKLTSENASTILRDFDFIVDGSDNFTTRYLVNDTCVALGKTLIYGSILGFEGQLAVFNHNGTKNLRDLFPEPPNPKDVPNCSLNGVLGTLPGMIGTMMAHETLKLIMDLPSLENELVLFSTLNWSFTKLKF; encoded by the coding sequence ATGAGTGTAATTCAAGATTATTTAAGATACAACCGCCAAATGATGTTGCCCGAAATAGGCGATGAAGGGCAAAAAAAACTAAAAAATGCCAAAGTCTTGGTAATTGGTGCTGGCGGATTGGGGTGTCCTATTTTACAATATATTACTACAGCAGGTGTTGGCACGATCGGGATTGTTGATTTTGATAAAATCGAAATTCATAACCTGCACCGCCAAATTTTATATACACAAAACCAAGTCGGCAAAAACAAAGCAACTACTGCCAAAGAAACGTTGAAAACATTAAATCCTTTAATTACTATCGTTGCTTTCGAAGAAAAATTAACCTCCGAAAATGCCTCAACAATTCTACGGGATTTTGATTTTATAGTGGACGGTTCCGATAATTTTACCACTCGTTATTTAGTAAATGACACTTGTGTGGCTTTGGGAAAAACATTGATTTACGGAAGTATTTTAGGTTTTGAAGGACAATTGGCTGTATTCAATCATAACGGAACAAAAAATCTTCGGGATTTATTTCCAGAACCGCCTAACCCAAAAGATGTTCCTAATTGCAGTTTGAATGGTGTGTTAGGCACTTTGCCTGGGATGATTGGAACTATGATGGCTCACGAAACCTTAAAACTGATAATGGATTTACCATCTCTAGAAAATGAATTGGTCTTATTCAGTACTTTAAATTGGAGTTTTACGAAGCTGAAGTTTTAG
- the aat gene encoding leucyl/phenylalanyl-tRNA--protein transferase produces MYYLSKDLFFPPVSHADSDGILAVGGDLSPERLQLAYNSGIFPWFNEGEPIIWWSPNPRMVLYLDELVVSKSMRNILNRNIFKVTFNQNFRDVISNCQQVKRDGQSGTWITNDMIDAYCRLNELGMAKSVEVWQNDQLVGGLYGVNLAHVFCGESMFSLVSNASKMAFIALANQLKKDNYRLLDCQVYNEHLESLGCREIEREVFMAILKRD; encoded by the coding sequence ATGTATTATTTATCCAAAGATTTATTTTTCCCGCCAGTTTCTCACGCCGATAGCGATGGGATTCTCGCCGTTGGAGGCGACTTGTCTCCAGAGCGTTTGCAGTTAGCTTATAACAGTGGCATTTTTCCTTGGTTCAATGAAGGAGAACCCATTATTTGGTGGTCACCAAATCCCAGAATGGTATTGTACTTGGACGAATTAGTTGTTTCCAAAAGCATGAGAAACATTCTCAACAGAAATATTTTCAAAGTTACTTTCAATCAAAATTTTAGGGATGTTATTTCCAATTGCCAGCAGGTAAAACGTGACGGGCAATCCGGAACTTGGATTACGAATGATATGATTGATGCCTACTGCAGACTCAATGAACTTGGAATGGCAAAATCAGTCGAAGTTTGGCAAAATGACCAACTTGTCGGCGGATTGTACGGTGTCAATTTGGCACATGTTTTCTGTGGAGAAAGTATGTTTTCGTTAGTTTCCAATGCTTCGAAAATGGCCTTTATTGCTTTGGCAAACCAACTTAAAAAAGATAATTATCGACTTTTGGATTGCCAAGTTTATAACGAACATCTCGAAAGTTTGGGATGCAGGGAAATAGAGCGGGAAGTTTTTATGGCAATTTTGAAGAGAGACTAA
- a CDS encoding DUF3127 domain-containing protein, producing MEVLGKIKVVNPEQQVSAAFKKRELVVTTDEQYPQHILIEFTQDKCDLLNSYNIGEAVKVSINLRGREWVNPQGETRYFNSIQGWRIERLAAEAPAQQAPPMPAAATFAPATNLNEEEADDLPF from the coding sequence ATGGAAGTATTAGGAAAAATTAAAGTTGTTAATCCAGAGCAACAAGTGAGTGCAGCATTCAAAAAAAGAGAATTGGTTGTTACTACAGATGAGCAGTATCCACAGCACATTCTGATTGAATTTACTCAAGATAAATGTGATTTGTTAAACAGTTATAATATTGGTGAAGCTGTAAAAGTTTCTATCAATTTAAGAGGAAGAGAATGGGTTAATCCACAAGGAGAAACAAGATATTTTAACAGTATTCAAGGCTGGAGAATCGAAAGACTGGCTGCCGAAGCACCAGCTCAGCAAGCGCCTCCAATGCCGGCTGCAGCAACTTTTGCGCCAGCAACTAATTTAAACGAAGAAGAAGCAGACGATTTGCCATTCTAA
- a CDS encoding flavin reductase family protein, with amino-acid sequence MISIDPKSIETAKLQGYLQSAVGPRPIAFASTIGKNGIPNLSPFSFFNVFSANPPILIFSPARRVRDNSVKHTLINAEATLEVVINVVNYDMVQQTSLASTEYAEGVDEFLKAGFTPVPSEVVKPYRVKESPVQFECKVTQIIPLGTEGGAGNLILCEVVRIHINEAILNEDGAIDQHKIDLVSRLGANWYSRSNQGLFEVPKPLTTLGVGVDAIPDFIKNSPVFDGNDLGMLGNIEALPTIKEVSIFVKQNFAIKAVLSSDDLEKQHLKAKKYLLENDVLSAWKVLLAKK; translated from the coding sequence ATGATTAGCATTGATCCGAAAAGCATTGAAACCGCAAAATTACAAGGGTATTTGCAAAGTGCAGTTGGACCTCGACCTATTGCTTTTGCCAGTACTATCGGTAAAAATGGGATTCCCAATTTGTCGCCTTTCAGTTTTTTTAATGTTTTCAGTGCCAATCCGCCCATCCTTATTTTTTCGCCTGCAAGGCGGGTACGGGACAATTCGGTTAAACACACATTAATCAATGCCGAAGCTACTTTAGAAGTAGTTATCAACGTAGTAAATTACGATATGGTACAGCAAACTTCGCTGGCCAGCACAGAATATGCCGAAGGCGTTGACGAGTTTTTAAAAGCTGGATTTACGCCAGTTCCATCCGAGGTTGTAAAACCTTATAGGGTAAAAGAATCACCTGTTCAGTTTGAGTGCAAAGTAACTCAGATAATTCCGTTAGGGACAGAAGGAGGCGCAGGAAATTTAATCCTTTGTGAAGTGGTTCGCATTCATATCAATGAAGCAATTCTCAATGAAGATGGAGCGATAGACCAACATAAAATAGATTTAGTGTCTAGGCTAGGAGCTAATTGGTATTCCAGATCCAATCAAGGATTGTTTGAAGTGCCAAAACCGCTTACAACGCTTGGTGTTGGAGTAGATGCCATTCCTGATTTTATTAAAAACAGTCCAGTTTTTGACGGAAACGATTTAGGGATGCTCGGGAATATTGAAGCCTTGCCTACAATTAAAGAAGTTAGTATATTTGTAAAGCAAAATTTTGCCATAAAGGCTGTTTTGAGTTCTGATGACCTTGAAAAACAGCACTTGAAAGCCAAAAAATATCTTTTAGAAAATGATGTTCTTTCAGCTTGGAAAGTACTTTTAGCCAAAAAATAA
- a CDS encoding PAS domain-containing sensor histidine kinase — MNFSENRNPIRWIIIFISFLIIAIILWNTYTFFQIFKNEERVKMNLWAIAEKTLINAKPNTEVDLPLQIFNNNTTIPLILTENDSIINVKNIDEAIIKDKAKAEEYLDELKSENEPITIIYAPGKSQELYYGDSSLIDKLKYYPIALSLIIVLCGILIYNFYLNHKIASQNKLWAGMAKETAHQIGTPLSSLIGWLEILKLDNVDESITTEIEKDIVRLQTITDRFSKIGSEPKLELKDIVEETKQSYNYLISRFSNQIEFSFKGPSKPIEILLNPTLHSWTIENLVKNAIDAMKGRGKLSLEIEEDHHHIKINVTDTGSGIPKKEFHRIFETGFTTKKRGWGLGLSLTRRIVEEYHKGAIKVLHSEIGKGTTMQISFLKNNHA, encoded by the coding sequence ATGAACTTTTCTGAAAATAGAAATCCCATACGCTGGATAATAATTTTTATTTCTTTTCTGATAATCGCTATTATCCTTTGGAATACATATACTTTTTTTCAAATTTTTAAAAATGAAGAGCGAGTAAAAATGAACCTTTGGGCTATTGCCGAAAAAACATTAATTAACGCAAAACCAAATACCGAAGTTGATTTACCGCTTCAAATTTTCAATAACAACACTACCATTCCATTAATTCTAACAGAAAATGACAGCATAATAAATGTCAAGAATATTGATGAAGCCATTATAAAAGACAAGGCAAAAGCTGAAGAATATCTGGATGAATTAAAAAGTGAAAACGAACCCATTACCATTATTTATGCACCTGGAAAATCACAAGAACTGTATTATGGAGATTCTTCCTTAATTGATAAACTCAAATATTACCCCATAGCCTTATCGCTAATTATTGTCCTCTGCGGTATCCTGATCTACAATTTTTACCTCAACCATAAAATAGCAAGCCAAAACAAATTATGGGCAGGAATGGCCAAAGAAACGGCTCATCAGATAGGCACGCCCCTTTCGTCATTAATAGGCTGGCTGGAAATTTTAAAACTGGATAATGTAGACGAATCTATTACTACGGAGATTGAAAAAGACATTGTGCGTCTGCAGACCATAACTGACCGGTTTTCGAAAATTGGTTCCGAACCCAAATTAGAACTAAAAGACATAGTCGAGGAAACAAAACAATCATATAATTATCTGATTTCCCGTTTTTCTAACCAAATTGAATTTTCTTTTAAAGGTCCGTCAAAACCCATAGAAATTCTTCTGAATCCAACGTTACACAGCTGGACAATAGAAAATCTGGTTAAAAATGCCATAGATGCAATGAAAGGCCGAGGGAAATTATCTTTGGAAATTGAAGAGGATCATCATCACATAAAAATAAATGTAACTGATACCGGCAGCGGGATACCTAAAAAAGAATTCCACCGTATTTTTGAAACCGGTTTCACTACCAAAAAAAGAGGATGGGGACTTGGACTTTCATTAACCCGAAGAATTGTAGAGGAATACCACAAAGGCGCTATTAAAGTACTTCATTCTGAAATAGGGAAAGGCACTACTATGCAGATTTCATTCTTAAAAAATAATCACGCCTGA
- a CDS encoding transglutaminase domain-containing protein produces MKSVFVFLMFTVFSFGQVKNPYALTDAKIDKIPADLSTSTDGIAKYINENLKLEKDKIRAVFYWTASNISYDIENIASIDFKEVSPDKIKNTVLSKKGVCIHYAEVFNDIAKKVNIKAYIIYGYTKQNGKVDVLSHAWCAARIDNTWWLFDPTWGSGYVDKNKFFKKLNNLNYKVLPNQFIATHMPFDYLWQFLNYTVANQEFIDGKSQINKTKPKFDFVREIEEYDQMSDLDKARTALIRIQNNGIKNSLIQEMAQFKKSEVDALQNNEAMSKMQGISDDYNQAIAQFNDFIMYRNNKFKPLLPDEAIKEMIVAPKQKILDCQNRIYKIGKFNDNNFENVKSLKKSIIDVLKQIEDQEKFVNEYLSKSKSARKGMFTKVTWFGVPLN; encoded by the coding sequence ATGAAGAGTGTGTTTGTGTTTTTAATGTTTACGGTTTTCAGTTTTGGCCAAGTCAAGAATCCTTATGCTTTGACAGATGCTAAAATAGACAAAATTCCTGCTGATTTAAGCACTTCAACAGATGGTATTGCTAAATATATCAATGAAAATCTTAAATTAGAAAAAGATAAAATCAGAGCTGTGTTTTATTGGACAGCATCGAATATCAGTTATGATATTGAGAATATTGCGTCAATTGATTTCAAAGAAGTCTCCCCAGATAAAATAAAAAATACGGTATTATCCAAGAAAGGGGTTTGTATTCATTATGCCGAAGTTTTTAATGATATAGCCAAAAAAGTAAACATTAAAGCCTATATTATTTATGGATATACCAAGCAAAATGGTAAAGTGGACGTACTTTCGCATGCTTGGTGTGCTGCAAGAATTGATAATACTTGGTGGCTTTTTGATCCAACTTGGGGGTCTGGATATGTTGATAAAAATAAGTTTTTTAAAAAATTAAACAATCTCAATTATAAAGTTTTACCAAATCAATTTATTGCGACGCACATGCCTTTTGACTATTTATGGCAGTTTTTGAATTATACGGTTGCCAATCAGGAATTTATTGATGGAAAAAGCCAAATAAACAAGACCAAACCAAAATTTGATTTTGTTCGTGAAATAGAGGAATATGACCAGATGTCAGATCTGGATAAGGCAAGAACTGCTTTGATTCGAATTCAGAATAATGGCATCAAAAATAGTTTGATTCAGGAAATGGCTCAATTCAAAAAGAGTGAAGTCGATGCTTTGCAAAATAACGAGGCAATGTCAAAAATGCAAGGTATTAGCGATGATTATAATCAGGCTATAGCACAGTTTAATGATTTTATAATGTATAGAAATAATAAATTCAAACCACTTTTGCCAGATGAAGCTATTAAGGAAATGATTGTGGCTCCAAAACAAAAAATATTGGATTGTCAAAATCGAATTTATAAAATTGGGAAGTTCAATGATAATAATTTTGAAAATGTAAAATCATTAAAAAAATCTATTATCGATGTTTTGAAACAGATAGAAGATCAGGAAAAATTTGTCAATGAGTATCTGAGCAAAAGTAAATCAGCCCGAAAAGGGATGTTTACTAAGGTAACTTGGTTCGGAGTGCCTTTGAATTAA
- a CDS encoding HIT family protein, which translates to MSTIFKKIIDGEIPCYKVAEDENFLAFLDVNPNAKGHTLCIPKKEIDKFFDIEDDLYLGLMAFSKKVAIALEKTVPCLRVGMAVVGLEVPHAHVHLIPLNEMGEMTFRHKVSLTKDDFEALAKSIQANL; encoded by the coding sequence ATGAGTACCATTTTCAAAAAAATAATTGACGGAGAAATACCCTGCTATAAAGTAGCGGAGGATGAAAATTTTCTGGCTTTTTTGGATGTAAATCCGAATGCTAAAGGGCATACGCTTTGTATTCCAAAGAAAGAAATTGATAAGTTTTTTGATATTGAAGATGATTTGTATCTTGGTTTGATGGCATTTTCAAAAAAAGTGGCTATTGCACTTGAGAAAACGGTTCCCTGTTTACGGGTAGGAATGGCTGTAGTAGGTCTTGAAGTGCCACATGCACACGTTCACTTGATTCCGTTAAATGAAATGGGCGAAATGACTTTCAGACATAAAGTAAGTTTGACAAAAGATGACTTTGAGGCTTTGGCAAAAAGTATTCAGGCTAATTTATAA
- the greA gene encoding transcription elongation factor GreA encodes MSAISYYTAEGLKKLREELDYLKSVMRPKASQDIAEARDKGDLSENAEYDAAKEAQGMLEMRIAKLEEVHSNARLIDESNLDLSKVLVLSHVKIKNQTNGMEMKYTLVAESEADLKTGKISVTSPIGKGLLGKKVGEVAEITVPNGILKFEILEISRE; translated from the coding sequence ATGAGCGCAATATCGTATTACACAGCGGAAGGATTAAAAAAATTAAGAGAAGAATTAGATTATTTAAAAAGCGTGATGCGTCCAAAGGCATCTCAAGATATAGCAGAAGCAAGGGATAAAGGAGATTTATCTGAAAATGCAGAATATGATGCGGCCAAAGAAGCCCAAGGAATGCTTGAAATGAGAATAGCAAAGCTTGAAGAGGTACACTCTAACGCTAGATTGATTGATGAGTCTAATCTTGATTTGTCTAAAGTATTGGTTTTGTCTCATGTCAAGATCAAAAACCAAACGAACGGAATGGAGATGAAATATACATTAGTTGCCGAAAGTGAAGCTGATTTGAAAACAGGAAAGATATCGGTTACTTCTCCGATTGGAAAAGGACTTTTAGGAAAGAAAGTAGGTGAAGTTGCCGAGATCACAGTGCCTAACGGTATTTTGAAATTTGAAATCCTTGAAATTTCAAGAGAGTAA
- a CDS encoding TonB-dependent receptor: MKHFNQLSITNYELRTSSTIVSFRFSKILFSFLFFLFSFLSFSQVKDTTKVNQLDEVLVSAVRVTAKTPVTFSNMSKEELAVRNLGQDIPVLMNYLPSVITTSDAGNGLGYTGIRVRGSDATRVNVTINGIPYNDSESHGTYWVNMPDFASSVESLQLQRGVGTSTNGAGAFGASLNMLTDNYAKKSTGEISNSFGSFNTQKHTVKFSTGLMNDHFEIAGRLSALKSDGYIDRASSDLKSYFLQGTYVGKTTLIKALTFGGTEKTYQAWNGINAVKMAEDRTYNSAGEFTDEFGKTRYYNNETDNYKQDHYQLHWNEKVSENWNTNLAFHYTKGKGYYENYKENAAMSDYGLQPVGVVAATDLIRQKWLDNDFYGTTFSANYKADKLDVILGGGWNKYEGDHFGKVIWARYASQSELGDHYYDDFSIKTDGNVFAKANYQLLEKLSVYGDLQYRNVHYKANSWETGLVNDNFNFFNPKAGFTFDVNKQNVIYFSYARANREPNRTDYEGGSNVKPEKLNDYELGWRFKSSKFQVNSNLYYMKYKDQLVLTGELDDVGSPIRKNSGDSYRLGLEVDATIKFAKQWSISPNFTLSSNKNVDFVSDASGSLVNLGNTNIAYSPDFIAGNILTFAPIVPLRISWLSKFVSEQYLNNIDDASGKLKDYFVNDLNAAYEIKMNSVFKSIGINVLVNNIFNVDYVSNGADYGGGYVYYFPQAGVNFLAGLTLKF; the protein is encoded by the coding sequence ATGAAACATTTTAATCAATTATCAATTACCAATTACGAATTACGAACATCTTCGACCATAGTAAGTTTTAGATTTTCGAAGATTTTATTTTCTTTTCTCTTTTTTCTTTTTTCTTTTCTCTCTTTTTCACAAGTAAAAGATACTACAAAAGTCAACCAGCTCGATGAGGTTTTGGTTTCGGCAGTAAGAGTCACTGCAAAAACACCAGTAACTTTTTCCAATATGAGTAAGGAAGAATTAGCGGTCCGAAATCTAGGTCAAGACATTCCTGTGCTAATGAATTATTTGCCTTCTGTAATCACAACTTCCGATGCAGGTAATGGCTTAGGCTATACTGGGATTCGTGTCCGCGGAAGTGATGCTACCCGTGTCAATGTAACGATTAACGGAATTCCTTATAATGATTCGGAAAGCCATGGAACGTATTGGGTAAACATGCCTGATTTTGCTTCTTCGGTAGAGAGTTTACAATTACAGCGAGGTGTAGGAACTTCTACAAATGGAGCAGGTGCTTTTGGAGCTAGTTTGAATATGCTGACAGATAATTATGCTAAGAAAAGCACCGGAGAAATTTCGAATTCTTTTGGGAGCTTCAATACTCAAAAACATACAGTAAAATTCAGCACGGGTTTAATGAATGATCATTTTGAAATTGCTGGACGTCTATCAGCTTTAAAATCTGATGGTTATATAGATAGAGCAAGCAGCGATTTGAAATCATATTTTCTTCAAGGTACTTATGTGGGAAAAACAACTTTGATTAAAGCCTTAACCTTTGGCGGTACCGAAAAAACTTATCAGGCTTGGAACGGAATTAATGCGGTTAAAATGGCGGAAGATAGAACCTACAACTCTGCTGGAGAATTTACTGATGAGTTTGGAAAAACTCGTTACTACAATAACGAAACAGATAATTATAAACAAGATCATTATCAATTGCATTGGAACGAAAAAGTATCTGAAAATTGGAATACTAATTTGGCTTTTCATTATACGAAAGGGAAAGGGTATTATGAAAATTATAAAGAAAATGCAGCTATGTCTGATTATGGTTTACAGCCAGTTGGTGTAGTTGCTGCAACTGATTTGATTCGTCAAAAATGGTTGGATAATGATTTTTACGGAACTACTTTTTCTGCTAATTATAAAGCGGATAAACTAGATGTGATTTTAGGTGGCGGCTGGAATAAATATGAGGGAGATCATTTTGGTAAAGTAATTTGGGCGAGATATGCTTCACAAAGCGAACTGGGAGATCATTATTATGACGATTTTTCAATCAAGACTGATGGTAATGTTTTTGCGAAAGCTAATTATCAATTGTTAGAAAAATTAAGCGTTTACGGAGATCTGCAATATCGAAATGTACATTATAAAGCTAATAGCTGGGAAACTGGTTTGGTAAATGATAATTTTAATTTTTTCAATCCTAAGGCTGGATTTACGTTTGATGTTAATAAACAAAACGTCATATATTTTTCATACGCCAGAGCGAATCGAGAACCTAACAGAACGGATTATGAGGGAGGAAGTAATGTAAAGCCTGAAAAACTAAATGATTATGAATTGGGTTGGAGATTCAAATCTAGTAAATTTCAAGTGAATTCTAATTTGTACTATATGAAATACAAAGATCAGTTAGTTTTGACAGGAGAGCTGGATGATGTGGGTTCACCTATTCGTAAGAATAGTGGGGATAGTTATAGATTAGGATTGGAAGTTGATGCGACCATTAAATTCGCAAAACAATGGTCAATTTCACCAAACTTCACATTAAGCAGTAATAAAAATGTTGATTTTGTTTCTGATGCCAGTGGTAGTTTAGTTAATCTGGGAAATACTAATATTGCCTATTCTCCTGATTTTATTGCAGGAAATATTTTGACATTTGCACCAATAGTGCCATTAAGAATAAGCTGGCTGTCTAAATTTGTCAGCGAGCAGTATTTGAACAACATTGATGATGCGAGTGGTAAACTAAAGGATTATTTTGTAAATGACTTAAATGCTGCTTATGAAATTAAAATGAATTCAGTTTTCAAATCGATAGGAATCAATGTTTTGGTAAACAATATATTTAATGTTGATTATGTTTCGAATGGAGCTGATTATGGAGGAGGTTATGTTTATTATTTTCCGCAGGCAGGAGTTAATTTCTTGGCGGGACTAACATTGAAGTTTTAA
- the arfB gene encoding alternative ribosome rescue aminoacyl-tRNA hydrolase ArfB, with translation MEIHTILSEVKYKAVRSSGAGGQNVNKVSSKVVLTFDLQNSQALSDEEKLILETNLQNRLTADLILILNCDEDRSQLKNKEIVTKRFLDIIKKGLYVQKERKPTKIPKAVIRKRIKDKKNISEIKQSRRKPNLD, from the coding sequence ATGGAAATTCATACGATTCTTTCAGAGGTAAAATATAAAGCAGTAAGAAGCAGTGGTGCGGGAGGACAAAACGTTAATAAGGTTTCGTCTAAGGTGGTGCTGACTTTTGATCTGCAAAATTCCCAAGCATTGTCAGATGAGGAAAAACTGATTTTAGAGACCAATTTGCAAAACAGATTAACTGCAGATTTAATTTTGATTCTGAATTGCGATGAAGACCGAAGCCAGCTTAAAAACAAAGAAATCGTTACTAAACGGTTTTTGGATATCATAAAAAAAGGGTTGTATGTTCAAAAAGAACGAAAGCCTACCAAAATTCCAAAAGCTGTCATTCGAAAACGAATTAAAGACAAAAAAAATATTTCTGAGATTAAACAATCACGCAGAAAGCCTAACTTAGATTAG
- a CDS encoding DUF4301 family protein: MEENLEQLAKSGASPIIKIAIFGPESTGKTTLATQLADYYKTVWVPEFARDYLQEKLDSGRGICDIDDMLPIAYGQTKLENESALIANRYLFCDTNLLVTKVFSELYYNFCDSLLDKAARTHQYDLFFLTDIDVPWEDDGLRDSPEGRESVFEVFKQSLIDNRKPFITVSGDKETRLKKTVAIVEDLTMALQMGFSSVDFLQIYHHGIPVENIKRQLNIFREGIHKIVLVNPATINHGILQLSDADFEQKASFFDANKSSLKLKKFVPASGAATRMFKFLSAFLNDFDLGHETINAYINRKKDAELSLFIVGMDKFPFFKEVDEKLHEIYPDFNKLTSDYKNYYFIKTLLSPEYFNFANKPKGILPFHKYPANIVTPIEEHLHECAFYATSNNHSSLHLTVSESHQEQFEAIIKKIKSKIEIKSNSKIEVSFSFQKKESDTIAVDLENKPFRDEKGMLVFRPGGHGALIENLNEIDADVVFIKNIDNVIQNDIHHISFYKKGLAGILLELQYQTFEYLKALDSGETGEETIKEILIFIKEKLNIELDNDFYKFKLKNQIGKLKDLLNKPVRVCGMVKNEGEPGGGPFWVRGIDGKQTLQIVETSQIDLKNSKQLKLFEEATHFNPVDLVCGLKNYQNQKFDLKQFIDPESGFIVYKNHGGVDIKSYELPGLWNGAMANWLTVFVEVPLFTFNPVKTVNDLLKKAHQPL; encoded by the coding sequence ATGGAAGAAAATCTTGAACAGCTTGCAAAGTCTGGAGCATCACCAATCATAAAAATTGCCATTTTTGGTCCAGAGTCTACAGGAAAAACTACTTTGGCAACACAACTTGCCGACTATTATAAAACGGTTTGGGTTCCTGAATTTGCACGCGATTATCTGCAGGAAAAATTAGATAGTGGCCGCGGCATCTGCGATATTGATGATATGCTGCCCATTGCTTATGGGCAGACAAAATTGGAAAATGAAAGTGCATTAATTGCTAACAGATATCTTTTTTGTGATACTAATTTATTAGTGACAAAGGTGTTTTCCGAGTTGTATTATAATTTTTGTGATTCATTACTGGATAAGGCAGCCCGTACCCATCAATATGATTTGTTTTTTTTGACAGATATTGATGTGCCATGGGAAGATGATGGTTTGCGGGACAGTCCAGAGGGAAGAGAAAGTGTTTTTGAAGTTTTTAAGCAATCGCTGATTGATAACAGAAAACCTTTTATTACTGTTTCTGGCGACAAAGAGACTCGTTTAAAAAAAACTGTTGCCATTGTAGAGGATTTGACGATGGCTTTACAGATGGGATTTTCTTCGGTGGATTTTCTACAGATCTACCATCACGGCATTCCAGTAGAAAATATAAAAAGACAGCTTAATATTTTCAGGGAAGGAATACACAAAATTGTATTGGTTAATCCGGCAACTATAAATCACGGAATCTTACAATTGTCTGATGCTGATTTTGAGCAAAAAGCCAGTTTTTTTGATGCTAATAAATCAAGCCTAAAACTGAAAAAATTTGTTCCTGCTTCTGGGGCAGCCACAAGAATGTTTAAGTTTTTAAGTGCTTTTTTGAATGACTTTGATTTGGGGCATGAAACTATTAATGCTTATATAAACAGAAAAAAAGATGCTGAATTATCCTTATTTATTGTAGGGATGGATAAGTTTCCTTTTTTTAAAGAAGTAGATGAAAAACTGCATGAAATATATCCTGATTTTAATAAACTGACGAGTGATTATAAAAACTATTATTTCATAAAGACACTCTTGTCACCAGAATATTTTAATTTTGCTAATAAGCCCAAAGGAATTCTTCCGTTTCATAAATACCCTGCGAATATAGTTACTCCTATTGAAGAGCATTTGCATGAGTGTGCTTTTTATGCAACTTCTAATAATCATTCTAGTTTGCATTTGACGGTTTCTGAGAGCCATCAAGAGCAATTTGAAGCAATTATCAAAAAAATAAAAAGCAAAATTGAAATAAAATCAAATTCAAAAATAGAAGTTAGCTTTTCTTTTCAAAAAAAAGAAAGCGATACTATTGCAGTAGATCTGGAAAATAAGCCTTTTCGGGACGAAAAAGGAATGTTGGTTTTTAGACCTGGTGGGCATGGTGCTTTGATAGAGAATTTAAATGAGATTGATGCAGATGTTGTCTTTATTAAAAATATAGACAATGTGATTCAAAACGATATTCATCACATTTCTTTTTATAAAAAAGGCTTAGCCGGAATTTTATTGGAGCTACAGTATCAAACTTTTGAATATTTGAAAGCATTAGATAGTGGCGAGACAGGTGAAGAAACAATAAAGGAAATTTTGATTTTTATAAAAGAAAAATTGAATATTGAATTGGATAACGATTTTTATAAATTCAAGCTTAAAAATCAAATTGGAAAATTGAAGGATTTGCTCAATAAGCCCGTTCGCGTTTGCGGAATGGTAAAAAATGAAGGAGAACCTGGCGGAGGACCGTTTTGGGTCAGAGGTATTGACGGTAAACAAACTTTGCAGATTGTTGAGACTTCGCAGATTGATTTGAAAAACAGTAAACAATTGAAATTATTTGAGGAAGCAACACATTTTAATCCCGTAGATTTAGTTTGCGGGTTAAAAAATTATCAAAACCAAAAGTTCGATTTAAAGCAGTTTATAGACCCAGAAAGCGGTTTTATTGTATATAAAAACCATGGCGGAGTTGATATAAAATCGTATGAGCTTCCCGGTTTGTGGAATGGCGCTATGGCTAATTGGCTAACCGTTTTTGTAGAAGTGCCTCTGTTTACTTTTAATCCTGTAAAAACAGTAAATGATTTGTTAAAAAAAGCCCATCAGCCATTGTAA